The Verrucomicrobiia bacterium sequence GGATGCAGAACGACGCGTGCGCCCCGCGTCCGATGCGGCCGCGCAACTGGTGGAGCTGGGCGAGCCCGAACTGCTCCGCGTTCTCGATCAGCATCACCGTCGCGTTCGGCACGTCCACGCCCACCTCGATCAACGACGTGGCCAGCAGAACCTGCACTTCGCCGGCCCGGAACGCCTGCATCACGGCCTCCTTTTCGCGGGCGGGCAGCCGGCCGTGCAGCAGGCCGACGTGAAACGGCGCGAGCGCCCTTTGCACCCGTTCCAATTCCTGCGTGACGGCTTTGACGTTGCCACCGTTGTCGTCCACGCGAGGATACACGACATACGCCTGACGCCCCTCGCGCAGCTTCTCCTTTACGAACGGCCAGACCTTGGGCAGCGCCTCGGCCAGGCGGACGAACGTGCGAATGCGTCCCCGGCCCGCTGGCAACGCATCAATCGTCGAGCTGTCGAGATCCCCGTAAAGCGTCAGGCCCAGCGTCCGGGGAATGGGCGTCGCAGTCATGACCAGCAGATGCGGGTAATGCCCCTTGCGCACCAGCGCCTCCCGTTGCGACGTGCCGAACTTGTGCTGCTCATCGATGATGACCAGGCCAAGATGAGGCAGATCGAAGGCGCCGTTGAGCAACGCATGCGTGCCGATGGTGAGCGTGGCGGAGGGCGCCCGCCCGCCGTCAACGCGATGGGTTGCCGGAGGTGTTTCGTTTGCGGTTTTCCAGCTTCCCGTCCGCAGTTCGACCTTCACGCCCAACGGTTCCAACCAGCGTTGGAAATTCCGGAAGTGTTGTTCGGCCAGAATCTCCGTCGGCGCCATCAACGCCACATTGAAGCCGCTCTCCAGCGTCATCAGCGCGGCGCAGGCAGCCACGGCCGTCTTGCCCGAACCCACGTCGCCCTGAAGCAGGCGCCGCATGGGATGCGCGCCGCGCAAGTCGTCGCGAATTTCGCGCAACACGCGCGTTTGCGCGTCGGTCAGCTTGAACTCCAGCCGCGCGAGGAAGGGTTTGATGAGCCGGTTGTCGCCGCCACACGGCCAGGCACGGGCGTTGGCTTCAAATCGCCGGCGACGCGCGAGCACGCCGCGCTGGAGTTCGATGAATTCATCCAACGCCAGCCGGCGGCGGGCCAGTTCGGCTTCTGCCATCTCCGCGGGAAAGTGCAGCCCACGGATGGCTGCCGCGCGGGACGGCAGACCGGGCGCGAGCTCTTCGGGAGCCGGTGCCGGTGCGGAGGCCGGGCCCCGTTGGTCCGCCGACGGTTCCAGCCGCTCCAACGCCCGCCACACCAGCGTCCGTAGCACGCGCGCGGTGAGCCCTTCGGTCAGCGGATGCACCGGCACGATGCGGTTGACGTGAATGAACTCATCCTCGCCCGCCTCCAACGGCTCGGTTTCGGGATGGTCGAACGTGCGCGGGCGCAGTGACTCGGGTTTGCCGAAAATCATGAACTCGCGGCCCACCGTGTAATACGACTCCATCCACGGTGACGCCTGCCACCAACGGCAATGCAGCCGCGCCGTGTCGTCCTCGAAGATGCACTCGAACAGCGCGCGCGAACCCTGCTTCCAGCGCTTGATGCCCGCCACCACCACCCGGCCCCGCACCGTGGCGGGCTGGCCCAGTTCCAGCTCGCGGATGGGAAGAAATTTTCGCCGGTCCTCGTAACGCCGCGGCCGGTGCAGCAACAGATCCTCGATGGTGCCAATGCCCAGCCGCTTGAGCTGCTCCGCGCGTTCCGGGCCCACGCCCCGGAGCGTCGTCACCGGCAGCGCGAGCGGCGCGGGGCTGGCGTTGGCGGAGGAATGAGCAGTGGAATGAGGATGCCGCGCAGCCACGGCGGGACAATACAAACCAGCCCGCGCCCCAGCAAGGTCCGCGCAACGGCGGCTCAGATTTCGATCAGCGTGATTTCCGGCCGACAGCAGAACCGCAGATTGATGTGGAACCAGCCGATGCCGG is a genomic window containing:
- the recG gene encoding ATP-dependent DNA helicase RecG → MAARHPHSTAHSSANASPAPLALPVTTLRGVGPERAEQLKRLGIGTIEDLLLHRPRRYEDRRKFLPIRELELGQPATVRGRVVVAGIKRWKQGSRALFECIFEDDTARLHCRWWQASPWMESYYTVGREFMIFGKPESLRPRTFDHPETEPLEAGEDEFIHVNRIVPVHPLTEGLTARVLRTLVWRALERLEPSADQRGPASAPAPAPEELAPGLPSRAAAIRGLHFPAEMAEAELARRRLALDEFIELQRGVLARRRRFEANARAWPCGGDNRLIKPFLARLEFKLTDAQTRVLREIRDDLRGAHPMRRLLQGDVGSGKTAVAACAALMTLESGFNVALMAPTEILAEQHFRNFQRWLEPLGVKVELRTGSWKTANETPPATHRVDGGRAPSATLTIGTHALLNGAFDLPHLGLVIIDEQHKFGTSQREALVRKGHYPHLLVMTATPIPRTLGLTLYGDLDSSTIDALPAGRGRIRTFVRLAEALPKVWPFVKEKLREGRQAYVVYPRVDDNGGNVKAVTQELERVQRALAPFHVGLLHGRLPAREKEAVMQAFRAGEVQVLLATSLIEVGVDVPNATVMLIENAEQFGLAQLHQLRGRIGRGAHASFCILVSNADNPEARARLKVLADTTDGFQIAEADLRLRGPGELLGQQQSGAARFRFGDLATDLDLIRQARAIAASAGGTALGIAGPVR